One Roseimicrobium gellanilyticum DNA window includes the following coding sequences:
- a CDS encoding SIS domain-containing protein: protein MPQLDVPVTTPYQRRILIAHIQSSLREAQDALTQLLSNEQTLSEIERAATLLIATFEKRGRVYSCGNGGSMCDAMHFAEELTGRYRHDRAALGATAISDAGHLTCVSNDMGYERVFSRYVEAHGREGDCLVALSTSGTSENIIQAAIQAKFIGMSVIVLSGKRSEELAHLSDVYLCTPGGQYADRVQELHIKVLHILIELVERHFFPQNYSRSQGS from the coding sequence ATGCCGCAACTTGACGTCCCCGTCACGACGCCCTACCAGAGACGCATCTTGATTGCGCACATTCAATCCAGTCTTCGTGAGGCGCAGGATGCCCTCACCCAATTGCTCTCCAACGAGCAGACCCTTTCGGAAATCGAGCGTGCCGCGACCCTGCTCATTGCCACCTTTGAAAAGCGTGGCCGCGTCTACTCCTGTGGCAACGGTGGCTCCATGTGCGATGCCATGCACTTCGCTGAGGAACTCACCGGTCGGTATCGCCATGACCGCGCTGCCTTGGGCGCCACCGCCATCAGCGATGCGGGCCACCTCACCTGTGTCAGCAATGACATGGGATACGAGCGGGTTTTCTCACGCTATGTGGAAGCACATGGCCGCGAGGGTGATTGCCTCGTGGCGTTGAGCACCAGTGGCACCAGCGAGAACATCATTCAGGCAGCGATTCAGGCAAAGTTCATCGGAATGTCCGTGATCGTCCTCTCGGGAAAACGCAGTGAGGAACTGGCACACTTGAGCGATGTCTACCTCTGTACTCCCGGCGGTCAGTATGCTGACCGCGTACAGGAGCTGCACATCAAAGTCCTGCACATTTTGATCGAGCTGGTCGAGCGGCACTTCTTTCCGCAAAACTACTCCCGTTCACAGGGCTCCTGA